Proteins encoded by one window of Dreissena polymorpha isolate Duluth1 chromosome 11, UMN_Dpol_1.0, whole genome shotgun sequence:
- the LOC127850802 gene encoding uncharacterized protein LOC127850802 isoform X3, whose protein sequence is MMKIMGVDIQTYRCRIGTFSYTSCKKPSSEGNGCKIIQCDERGRTRGSLHTIALVVCLSLYFYHFSCNLRNKAFNKNSISGTAERVMFFFKQQLPSARTVWSVTETMLGEVIGSSMSNLKNIASIVFNNDLLAYVYEHEKSLAPLKTFRMRNKMYCATGALQEKLVHLDRRLKLLRTEIEKNIQLFEELLRVRDVVSIRFLTESLDRSYEKLFVSSCIDTGPTNLCIDPHQPLRNASEHDAIFIAALGTDTSFNRDEGENEFLYAWDDVMPIRVIKAQLLSSGVEPNPGPVYLTDVEETETDKRLVAKKQTRETYFHFGKVQACTGSIKVGSIFGTKVFKIELNDDLQKGLLNKNNTQAQEFAISRVLDELCNFGKFVELEIPLLFYLRKNIAYMVLPSASWWKDLDAKAVGTIPAGVLAYRNEFRETFFFRDKITISLLDEHISNKRVSSIDFCDLTITNPFGGFHMITCYNACVYPNEGQRNDKPLNQPELKYPTQVSEAQDQHVSDVSDGETSVDEHPSTSHQNETSLYVNQASTFFQDIGSNTSQPDQTERPQVQMNMEHFNHMGDETHFDQNTTVLAQRMGPSLQQRRYPTAKYGSYENERERRETYRGWPLQQPDPQTLCNAGFFFTGQSYDLVRCFCCGIGLKDFTDTDNPLMEHVKHSANCPFILDYFGSRQALERYKQNNVRQDPEDIRRRQRQLYQQQQGRPVTTYRAKHERFRTLSSRLTTFAQWPPHLSQRPEQLAEAGLYYTGVDDHCRCFGCDGGLRKWEPGDDPWIEHCRWFPACPYAREIKGDEFINLIQMSADLVASETASDLHEEVNGNMAALTIDDALAQTIVKKHRQIITYDMGFPLAEVENSVLELFQQGSRDPDIWEIVTRIEVIRERKSVDAKLIRQQPSCAQSTKTLMDQNQRLKSILLCHLCHKNQVNALFLPCTHHKYCMDCTQHKDSCPDCGRAIKEKIRTFMG, encoded by the exons ATGATG AAAATCATGGGGGTAGATATTCAAACATATCGCTGTAGAATTGGAACATTCAGCTATACGAGTTGCAAAAAACCCAGCTCTGAAGGCAATGGATGTAAAATAATACAGTGTGATGAACGTGGACGAACACGTGGTTCCTTGCATACCATCGCCCTCGTAGTTTGTCTGTCTCTATATTTCTATCATTTCTCTTGCAATCTGAGGAATAAGGCGtttaa TAAAAATTCAATAAGTGGAACAGCTGAGCGAGTGATGTTTTTCTTCAAACAACAACTGCCTTCAGCTCGCACAGTTTGGAGTGTCACTGAAACAATGCTTGGAGAAGTCATTGGTTCTTCCATgtcaaatttgaaaaatattgcaaGCATCGTATTCAACAA TGACCTCTTGGCCTATGTTTATGAACATGAAAAATCACTGGCGCCGTTAAAAACGTTTCGTATGCGCAATAAAATGTATTGTGCGACCGGAGCGTTACAAGAAAAACTGGTACATTTGGACAG ACGTTTGAAATTACTTCGCACTGAAATCGAAAAGAACATTCAATTATTCGAAGAGCTACTACGAGTAAG AGATGTAGTCAGCATTCGCTTTTTGACCGAAAGTCTGGACCGGAGTTATGAGAAACTGTTCGTCAG TTCCTGTATAGATACAGGGCCTACCAATTTATGTATTGATCCACACCAACCACTCCGCAATGCAAGTGAGCATGACGCAATTTTCATTGCAGCGTTGGGAACGGACACAAGTTTCAATAG AGATGAAGGTGAAAATGAATTTTTGTATGCGTGGGATGACGTGATGCCAATCAGAGTGATAAAGGCTCAATTGCTCAGTTCTGGCGTAGAACCAAACCCTGGACCTGTATATTTGACCGATGTCGAAG AAACAGAGACAGATAAAAGATTGGTGGCAAAAAAGCAAACGAG agaaacatattttcattttgggaAGGTACAAGCATGCACAGGTTCCATTAAAG tcGGTAGCATTTTCGGAACAAAAGTTTTCAAAATAGAGCTAAATGACGACCTACAAAAAGGGCTTCTGAATAAGAATAATACACAAGCACAAGAATTCGCGATCAGTCGAGTTTTAGATGAACTATGTAATTTTGGCAAGTTTGTAGAATTGGAAATACCGCTATTGTTTTATTTGCGAAAGAATATCGCGTATATGGTTTTACCGTCTGCTTCATGGTGGAAAGATTTGGACGCCAAGGCAGTCGGAACAATACCAGCGGGTGTACTCGCATACAGAAACGAGTTTAGAGAAACCTTTTTCTTTCGAGATAAGATTACAATATCTTTGCTAGATGAACATATAAGTAATAAACGCGTGTCTTCTATTGACTTCTGTGACTTAACGATTACAAACCCTTTTGGTGGGTTTCACATGATTACATGCTACAATGCGTGTGTTTACCCGAACGAAGGCCAACGCAACGATAAACCTCTAAATCAACCGGAACTAAAATATCCAACCCAAGTGTCTGAAGCTCAAGATCAACATGTCAGTGATGTGTCAGATGGAGAAACCTCAGTAGATGAACATCCATCAACAAGCCATCAAAACGAAACATCCCTGTATGTAAATCAGGCTAGCACATTTTTTCAAGACATTGGTTCAAATACTTCGCAACCAGACCAGACAGAAAGACCACAAGTTCAGATGAACATGGAACATTTCAATCACATGGGTGATGAAACACACTTTGATCAGAACACCACAGTGCTTGCTCAACGCATGGGTCCTAGTTTGCAGCAAAGAAGATATCCG ACGGCTAAATATGGTTCGTatgaaaatgaaagagagagGAGGGAAACGTATCGTGGATGGCCTTTACAACAACCAGATCCTCAAACTCTTTGCAATGCAGGTTTTTTCTTTACAG GTCAAAGCTATGATTTAGTACGATGTTTTTGTTGCGGCATCGGCCTGAAAGACTTCACAGACACGGACAATCCCCTTATGGAGCACGTTAAACACTCGGCTAACTGTCCGTTCATCCTGGATTATTTTGGTAGTCGACAAGCGTTAGAGCGATATAAG CAGAACAACGTACGACAAGACCCAGAAGACATCAGACGAAGACAGCGTCAACTGTACCAACAGCAACAAG GTCGACCAGTAACAACTTACAGGGCAAAGCACGAACGGTTCCGAACTTTATCTTCAAGGCTCACCACGTTCGCACAGTGGCCTCCTCATTTATCCCAGAGGCCAGAACAATTAGCAGAGGCAGGATTGTATTACACAG GTGTAGATGACCATTGTCGTTGCTTCGGGTGTGATGGCGGTTTGAGGAAATGGGAACCAGGCGACGATCCCTGGATAGAACACTGCCGATGGTTTCCGGCTTGCCCTTATGCAAGAGAAATAAAAGGCGATGAATTTATCAATCTTATTCAAATGTCTGCCGATCTTGTAGCAAGT GAAACTGCATCAGATCTACATGAAGAAGTAAACGGAAATATGGCTGCTTTAACGATCGATGATGCACTCGCTCAAACAATTGTAAAGAAACATCGACAAATTATTACATATGACATGGGATTTCCATTAGCCGAAGTTGAAAACTCTGTTTTGGAACTTTTTCAACAAG GCAGCAGAGATCCAGACATTTGGGAAATTGTTACACGTATTGAGGTTATTCGTGAAAGAAAATCTGTTGATGCGAAACTCATAAGACAGCAACCGTCATGTGCACAATCAACta AGACGTTGATGGATCAAAATCAACGACTAAAAAGCATACTTCTATGCCATTTATGTCACAAGAACCAGGTTAACGCCTTGTTTCTACCCTGCACACATCACAAGTACTGCATGGACTGCACACAACACAAAGATAGCTGTCCTGACTGTGGCCGAGCAATTAAGGAAAAGATCCGAACATTTATGGGATAA
- the LOC127850802 gene encoding uncharacterized protein LOC127850802 isoform X1, giving the protein MMKIMGVDIQTYRCRIGTFSYTSCKKPSSEGNGCKIIQCDERGRTRGSLHTIALVVCLSLYFYHFSCNLRNKAFNKNSISGTAERVMFFFKQQLPSARTVWSVTETMLGEVIGSSMSNLKNIASIVFNNDLLAYVYEHEKSLAPLKTFRMRNKMYCATGALQEKLVHLDRRLKLLRTEIEKNIQLFEELLRVRDVVSIRFLTESLDRSYEKLFVRMSRTKSHSKLVRMLPNLSNIRSNIPKPFQLFAICPTVNDGLACFVHSLFHKFEPCAQSTDFSFEEYIHEELRYVTISSCIDTGPTNLCIDPHQPLRNASEHDAIFIAALGTDTSFNRDEGENEFLYAWDDVMPIRVIKAQLLSSGVEPNPGPVYLTDVEETETDKRLVAKKQTRETYFHFGKVQACTGSIKVGSIFGTKVFKIELNDDLQKGLLNKNNTQAQEFAISRVLDELCNFGKFVELEIPLLFYLRKNIAYMVLPSASWWKDLDAKAVGTIPAGVLAYRNEFRETFFFRDKITISLLDEHISNKRVSSIDFCDLTITNPFGGFHMITCYNACVYPNEGQRNDKPLNQPELKYPTQVSEAQDQHVSDVSDGETSVDEHPSTSHQNETSLYVNQASTFFQDIGSNTSQPDQTERPQVQMNMEHFNHMGDETHFDQNTTVLAQRMGPSLQQRRYPTAKYGSYENERERRETYRGWPLQQPDPQTLCNAGFFFTGQSYDLVRCFCCGIGLKDFTDTDNPLMEHVKHSANCPFILDYFGSRQALERYKQNNVRQDPEDIRRRQRQLYQQQQGRPVTTYRAKHERFRTLSSRLTTFAQWPPHLSQRPEQLAEAGLYYTGVDDHCRCFGCDGGLRKWEPGDDPWIEHCRWFPACPYAREIKGDEFINLIQMSADLVASETASDLHEEVNGNMAALTIDDALAQTIVKKHRQIITYDMGFPLAEVENSVLELFQQGSRDPDIWEIVTRIEVIRERKSVDAKLIRQQPSCAQSTKTLMDQNQRLKSILLCHLCHKNQVNALFLPCTHHKYCMDCTQHKDSCPDCGRAIKEKIRTFMG; this is encoded by the exons ATGATG AAAATCATGGGGGTAGATATTCAAACATATCGCTGTAGAATTGGAACATTCAGCTATACGAGTTGCAAAAAACCCAGCTCTGAAGGCAATGGATGTAAAATAATACAGTGTGATGAACGTGGACGAACACGTGGTTCCTTGCATACCATCGCCCTCGTAGTTTGTCTGTCTCTATATTTCTATCATTTCTCTTGCAATCTGAGGAATAAGGCGtttaa TAAAAATTCAATAAGTGGAACAGCTGAGCGAGTGATGTTTTTCTTCAAACAACAACTGCCTTCAGCTCGCACAGTTTGGAGTGTCACTGAAACAATGCTTGGAGAAGTCATTGGTTCTTCCATgtcaaatttgaaaaatattgcaaGCATCGTATTCAACAA TGACCTCTTGGCCTATGTTTATGAACATGAAAAATCACTGGCGCCGTTAAAAACGTTTCGTATGCGCAATAAAATGTATTGTGCGACCGGAGCGTTACAAGAAAAACTGGTACATTTGGACAG ACGTTTGAAATTACTTCGCACTGAAATCGAAAAGAACATTCAATTATTCGAAGAGCTACTACGAGTAAG AGATGTAGTCAGCATTCGCTTTTTGACCGAAAGTCTGGACCGGAGTTATGAGAAACTGTTCGTCAG GATGAGCAGGACAAAGTCACATTCAAAATTAGTGCGTATGCTTCCTAATTTGTCAAACATTCGATCCAATATACCAAAACCATTCCAACTATTTGCAATTTGTCCGACAGTAAATGACGGCTTGGCCTGCTTCGTGCACTCTTTGTTTCATAAATTTGAACCGTGTGCTCAGTCTACGGATTTTAGTTTTGAAGAATATATACACGAAGAACTAAGATATGTTACAATAAG TTCCTGTATAGATACAGGGCCTACCAATTTATGTATTGATCCACACCAACCACTCCGCAATGCAAGTGAGCATGACGCAATTTTCATTGCAGCGTTGGGAACGGACACAAGTTTCAATAG AGATGAAGGTGAAAATGAATTTTTGTATGCGTGGGATGACGTGATGCCAATCAGAGTGATAAAGGCTCAATTGCTCAGTTCTGGCGTAGAACCAAACCCTGGACCTGTATATTTGACCGATGTCGAAG AAACAGAGACAGATAAAAGATTGGTGGCAAAAAAGCAAACGAG agaaacatattttcattttgggaAGGTACAAGCATGCACAGGTTCCATTAAAG tcGGTAGCATTTTCGGAACAAAAGTTTTCAAAATAGAGCTAAATGACGACCTACAAAAAGGGCTTCTGAATAAGAATAATACACAAGCACAAGAATTCGCGATCAGTCGAGTTTTAGATGAACTATGTAATTTTGGCAAGTTTGTAGAATTGGAAATACCGCTATTGTTTTATTTGCGAAAGAATATCGCGTATATGGTTTTACCGTCTGCTTCATGGTGGAAAGATTTGGACGCCAAGGCAGTCGGAACAATACCAGCGGGTGTACTCGCATACAGAAACGAGTTTAGAGAAACCTTTTTCTTTCGAGATAAGATTACAATATCTTTGCTAGATGAACATATAAGTAATAAACGCGTGTCTTCTATTGACTTCTGTGACTTAACGATTACAAACCCTTTTGGTGGGTTTCACATGATTACATGCTACAATGCGTGTGTTTACCCGAACGAAGGCCAACGCAACGATAAACCTCTAAATCAACCGGAACTAAAATATCCAACCCAAGTGTCTGAAGCTCAAGATCAACATGTCAGTGATGTGTCAGATGGAGAAACCTCAGTAGATGAACATCCATCAACAAGCCATCAAAACGAAACATCCCTGTATGTAAATCAGGCTAGCACATTTTTTCAAGACATTGGTTCAAATACTTCGCAACCAGACCAGACAGAAAGACCACAAGTTCAGATGAACATGGAACATTTCAATCACATGGGTGATGAAACACACTTTGATCAGAACACCACAGTGCTTGCTCAACGCATGGGTCCTAGTTTGCAGCAAAGAAGATATCCG ACGGCTAAATATGGTTCGTatgaaaatgaaagagagagGAGGGAAACGTATCGTGGATGGCCTTTACAACAACCAGATCCTCAAACTCTTTGCAATGCAGGTTTTTTCTTTACAG GTCAAAGCTATGATTTAGTACGATGTTTTTGTTGCGGCATCGGCCTGAAAGACTTCACAGACACGGACAATCCCCTTATGGAGCACGTTAAACACTCGGCTAACTGTCCGTTCATCCTGGATTATTTTGGTAGTCGACAAGCGTTAGAGCGATATAAG CAGAACAACGTACGACAAGACCCAGAAGACATCAGACGAAGACAGCGTCAACTGTACCAACAGCAACAAG GTCGACCAGTAACAACTTACAGGGCAAAGCACGAACGGTTCCGAACTTTATCTTCAAGGCTCACCACGTTCGCACAGTGGCCTCCTCATTTATCCCAGAGGCCAGAACAATTAGCAGAGGCAGGATTGTATTACACAG GTGTAGATGACCATTGTCGTTGCTTCGGGTGTGATGGCGGTTTGAGGAAATGGGAACCAGGCGACGATCCCTGGATAGAACACTGCCGATGGTTTCCGGCTTGCCCTTATGCAAGAGAAATAAAAGGCGATGAATTTATCAATCTTATTCAAATGTCTGCCGATCTTGTAGCAAGT GAAACTGCATCAGATCTACATGAAGAAGTAAACGGAAATATGGCTGCTTTAACGATCGATGATGCACTCGCTCAAACAATTGTAAAGAAACATCGACAAATTATTACATATGACATGGGATTTCCATTAGCCGAAGTTGAAAACTCTGTTTTGGAACTTTTTCAACAAG GCAGCAGAGATCCAGACATTTGGGAAATTGTTACACGTATTGAGGTTATTCGTGAAAGAAAATCTGTTGATGCGAAACTCATAAGACAGCAACCGTCATGTGCACAATCAACta AGACGTTGATGGATCAAAATCAACGACTAAAAAGCATACTTCTATGCCATTTATGTCACAAGAACCAGGTTAACGCCTTGTTTCTACCCTGCACACATCACAAGTACTGCATGGACTGCACACAACACAAAGATAGCTGTCCTGACTGTGGCCGAGCAATTAAGGAAAAGATCCGAACATTTATGGGATAA
- the LOC127850802 gene encoding uncharacterized protein LOC127850802 isoform X2 produces the protein MGVDIQTYRCRIGTFSYTSCKKPSSEGNGCKIIQCDERGRTRGSLHTIALVVCLSLYFYHFSCNLRNKAFNKNSISGTAERVMFFFKQQLPSARTVWSVTETMLGEVIGSSMSNLKNIASIVFNNDLLAYVYEHEKSLAPLKTFRMRNKMYCATGALQEKLVHLDRRLKLLRTEIEKNIQLFEELLRVRDVVSIRFLTESLDRSYEKLFVRMSRTKSHSKLVRMLPNLSNIRSNIPKPFQLFAICPTVNDGLACFVHSLFHKFEPCAQSTDFSFEEYIHEELRYVTISSCIDTGPTNLCIDPHQPLRNASEHDAIFIAALGTDTSFNRDEGENEFLYAWDDVMPIRVIKAQLLSSGVEPNPGPVYLTDVEETETDKRLVAKKQTRETYFHFGKVQACTGSIKVGSIFGTKVFKIELNDDLQKGLLNKNNTQAQEFAISRVLDELCNFGKFVELEIPLLFYLRKNIAYMVLPSASWWKDLDAKAVGTIPAGVLAYRNEFRETFFFRDKITISLLDEHISNKRVSSIDFCDLTITNPFGGFHMITCYNACVYPNEGQRNDKPLNQPELKYPTQVSEAQDQHVSDVSDGETSVDEHPSTSHQNETSLYVNQASTFFQDIGSNTSQPDQTERPQVQMNMEHFNHMGDETHFDQNTTVLAQRMGPSLQQRRYPTAKYGSYENERERRETYRGWPLQQPDPQTLCNAGFFFTGQSYDLVRCFCCGIGLKDFTDTDNPLMEHVKHSANCPFILDYFGSRQALERYKQNNVRQDPEDIRRRQRQLYQQQQGRPVTTYRAKHERFRTLSSRLTTFAQWPPHLSQRPEQLAEAGLYYTGVDDHCRCFGCDGGLRKWEPGDDPWIEHCRWFPACPYAREIKGDEFINLIQMSADLVASETASDLHEEVNGNMAALTIDDALAQTIVKKHRQIITYDMGFPLAEVENSVLELFQQGSRDPDIWEIVTRIEVIRERKSVDAKLIRQQPSCAQSTKTLMDQNQRLKSILLCHLCHKNQVNALFLPCTHHKYCMDCTQHKDSCPDCGRAIKEKIRTFMG, from the exons ATGGGGGTAGATATTCAAACATATCGCTGTAGAATTGGAACATTCAGCTATACGAGTTGCAAAAAACCCAGCTCTGAAGGCAATGGATGTAAAATAATACAGTGTGATGAACGTGGACGAACACGTGGTTCCTTGCATACCATCGCCCTCGTAGTTTGTCTGTCTCTATATTTCTATCATTTCTCTTGCAATCTGAGGAATAAGGCGtttaa TAAAAATTCAATAAGTGGAACAGCTGAGCGAGTGATGTTTTTCTTCAAACAACAACTGCCTTCAGCTCGCACAGTTTGGAGTGTCACTGAAACAATGCTTGGAGAAGTCATTGGTTCTTCCATgtcaaatttgaaaaatattgcaaGCATCGTATTCAACAA TGACCTCTTGGCCTATGTTTATGAACATGAAAAATCACTGGCGCCGTTAAAAACGTTTCGTATGCGCAATAAAATGTATTGTGCGACCGGAGCGTTACAAGAAAAACTGGTACATTTGGACAG ACGTTTGAAATTACTTCGCACTGAAATCGAAAAGAACATTCAATTATTCGAAGAGCTACTACGAGTAAG AGATGTAGTCAGCATTCGCTTTTTGACCGAAAGTCTGGACCGGAGTTATGAGAAACTGTTCGTCAG GATGAGCAGGACAAAGTCACATTCAAAATTAGTGCGTATGCTTCCTAATTTGTCAAACATTCGATCCAATATACCAAAACCATTCCAACTATTTGCAATTTGTCCGACAGTAAATGACGGCTTGGCCTGCTTCGTGCACTCTTTGTTTCATAAATTTGAACCGTGTGCTCAGTCTACGGATTTTAGTTTTGAAGAATATATACACGAAGAACTAAGATATGTTACAATAAG TTCCTGTATAGATACAGGGCCTACCAATTTATGTATTGATCCACACCAACCACTCCGCAATGCAAGTGAGCATGACGCAATTTTCATTGCAGCGTTGGGAACGGACACAAGTTTCAATAG AGATGAAGGTGAAAATGAATTTTTGTATGCGTGGGATGACGTGATGCCAATCAGAGTGATAAAGGCTCAATTGCTCAGTTCTGGCGTAGAACCAAACCCTGGACCTGTATATTTGACCGATGTCGAAG AAACAGAGACAGATAAAAGATTGGTGGCAAAAAAGCAAACGAG agaaacatattttcattttgggaAGGTACAAGCATGCACAGGTTCCATTAAAG tcGGTAGCATTTTCGGAACAAAAGTTTTCAAAATAGAGCTAAATGACGACCTACAAAAAGGGCTTCTGAATAAGAATAATACACAAGCACAAGAATTCGCGATCAGTCGAGTTTTAGATGAACTATGTAATTTTGGCAAGTTTGTAGAATTGGAAATACCGCTATTGTTTTATTTGCGAAAGAATATCGCGTATATGGTTTTACCGTCTGCTTCATGGTGGAAAGATTTGGACGCCAAGGCAGTCGGAACAATACCAGCGGGTGTACTCGCATACAGAAACGAGTTTAGAGAAACCTTTTTCTTTCGAGATAAGATTACAATATCTTTGCTAGATGAACATATAAGTAATAAACGCGTGTCTTCTATTGACTTCTGTGACTTAACGATTACAAACCCTTTTGGTGGGTTTCACATGATTACATGCTACAATGCGTGTGTTTACCCGAACGAAGGCCAACGCAACGATAAACCTCTAAATCAACCGGAACTAAAATATCCAACCCAAGTGTCTGAAGCTCAAGATCAACATGTCAGTGATGTGTCAGATGGAGAAACCTCAGTAGATGAACATCCATCAACAAGCCATCAAAACGAAACATCCCTGTATGTAAATCAGGCTAGCACATTTTTTCAAGACATTGGTTCAAATACTTCGCAACCAGACCAGACAGAAAGACCACAAGTTCAGATGAACATGGAACATTTCAATCACATGGGTGATGAAACACACTTTGATCAGAACACCACAGTGCTTGCTCAACGCATGGGTCCTAGTTTGCAGCAAAGAAGATATCCG ACGGCTAAATATGGTTCGTatgaaaatgaaagagagagGAGGGAAACGTATCGTGGATGGCCTTTACAACAACCAGATCCTCAAACTCTTTGCAATGCAGGTTTTTTCTTTACAG GTCAAAGCTATGATTTAGTACGATGTTTTTGTTGCGGCATCGGCCTGAAAGACTTCACAGACACGGACAATCCCCTTATGGAGCACGTTAAACACTCGGCTAACTGTCCGTTCATCCTGGATTATTTTGGTAGTCGACAAGCGTTAGAGCGATATAAG CAGAACAACGTACGACAAGACCCAGAAGACATCAGACGAAGACAGCGTCAACTGTACCAACAGCAACAAG GTCGACCAGTAACAACTTACAGGGCAAAGCACGAACGGTTCCGAACTTTATCTTCAAGGCTCACCACGTTCGCACAGTGGCCTCCTCATTTATCCCAGAGGCCAGAACAATTAGCAGAGGCAGGATTGTATTACACAG GTGTAGATGACCATTGTCGTTGCTTCGGGTGTGATGGCGGTTTGAGGAAATGGGAACCAGGCGACGATCCCTGGATAGAACACTGCCGATGGTTTCCGGCTTGCCCTTATGCAAGAGAAATAAAAGGCGATGAATTTATCAATCTTATTCAAATGTCTGCCGATCTTGTAGCAAGT GAAACTGCATCAGATCTACATGAAGAAGTAAACGGAAATATGGCTGCTTTAACGATCGATGATGCACTCGCTCAAACAATTGTAAAGAAACATCGACAAATTATTACATATGACATGGGATTTCCATTAGCCGAAGTTGAAAACTCTGTTTTGGAACTTTTTCAACAAG GCAGCAGAGATCCAGACATTTGGGAAATTGTTACACGTATTGAGGTTATTCGTGAAAGAAAATCTGTTGATGCGAAACTCATAAGACAGCAACCGTCATGTGCACAATCAACta AGACGTTGATGGATCAAAATCAACGACTAAAAAGCATACTTCTATGCCATTTATGTCACAAGAACCAGGTTAACGCCTTGTTTCTACCCTGCACACATCACAAGTACTGCATGGACTGCACACAACACAAAGATAGCTGTCCTGACTGTGGCCGAGCAATTAAGGAAAAGATCCGAACATTTATGGGATAA